One Hordeum vulgare subsp. vulgare chromosome 4H, MorexV3_pseudomolecules_assembly, whole genome shotgun sequence DNA window includes the following coding sequences:
- the LOC123448096 gene encoding type I inositol polyphosphate 5-phosphatase 10-like, translating into MDQKINTRKKSPFGSIPAMKGRNSSFRHGAEHSTVDLKESPEHSPVASPSASSSSFFKSTSLKFSNFSSPAPTSTHIESFRVFAATWNVAGKTPDMELNLNDFLPSDDHSDVYVLGFQEVVPLNAGNVLVIEDNEPASRWLALINQALNRTSSSPPASRSFSQSASPVSALHTGSSSPLDPSLFHKNGSSPREVRRAAITRGRRLKSCTCPAERAPRRRPYSKSPSSCLMMRCGSSKNRRRYAVEGDTTTSDEEDMDVVVDGGGEASSMASDATLLLQPAAANLQRRYCLVACKQMVGLFATVWARRELVAHIGHVRLSCVGRGIMGRLGNKGCISVSMSLHQTSLCFVCSHLASGEKDGDELRRNSDVVEILKNTQFRRVCKRSGRRIPERILDHDRVIWLGDLNYRIALGYADAKKLVDAGDWAALFEKDQLKTEREGGVFRGWSEGVISFAPTYKYSWNSDSYYAGEDDDGAASKKKTKRRTPAWCDRILWRGDGIVQVAYVRGESKFSDHRPVCGAFIVEIAVLDGAAKMVKLVAATASMKVGAEELLLPRQP; encoded by the exons ATGGACCAGAAAATCAACACGAGGAAGAAG tcTCCCTTTGGAAGTATTCCTGCTATGAAGGGTAGGAATTCTTCATTCAGACATGGTGCGGAGCACTCTACAG TTGATTTGAAAGAGAGTCCAGAGCACTCACCGGTGGCTTCGCCTTCAGCATCATCTTCATCCTTCTTCAAAAGTACAAGCCTGAAATTCAGTAATTTCAGTTCTCCTGCACCAACCAGCACGCATATCGAGTCTTTTAG GGTATTTGCAGCAACATGGAACGTCGCCGGAAAAACTCCAGATATGGAGCTGAATCTGAATGACTTCCTCCCTTCTGACGACCACTCGGATGTTTATGTTCTAGG ATTCCAGGAGGTCGTCCCTCTCAACGCCGGGAACGTGCTTGTGATCGAGGATAACGAGCCGGCGTCCAGATGGCTCGCGCTCATCAACCAGGCACTCAACCGGACTTCGTCGTCGCCGCCGGCGAGCCGGTCCTTCAGCCAGTCCGCCTCTCCCGTTTCCGCACTCCACACGGGGAGCTCCAGCCCGCTCGACCCGTCGCTGTTTCACAAGAACGGGTCCTCCCCCAGAGAGGTTCGCCGCGCTGCCATCACCCGCGGCCGCCGGCTCAAGTCGTGCACTTGCCCAGCGGAGAGGGCGCCCCGGCGCCGGCCGTACTCCAAATCGCCGTCGTCGTGCCTGATGATGCGCTGCGGCAGCAGCAAAAACCGGCGCCGGTATGCCGTCGAGGGCGACACGACCACGTCAGACGAGGAGGACATGGACGTCGTCGTCGACGGCGGTGGGGAGGCATCGTCCATGGCGTCCGACGCCACGCTGTTGCTGCAGCCGGCGGCGGCGAACCTGCAGAGGAGGTACTGCCTGGTGGCGTGCAAGCAGATGGTTGGTCTCTTCGCAACGGTGTGGGCGCGGCGGGAGCTGGTGGCGCACATCGGCCACGTCCGGCTCAGCTGCGTCGGCCGCGGCATCATGGGCCGCCTTGGCAACAAAGGGTGCATCTCCGTGAGCATGTCGCTGCACCAGACGTCCCTCTGCTTCGTGTGCAGCCACCTCGCCTCCGGCGAGAAGGACGGCGACGAGCTCCGCCGCAACTCCGACGTCGTCGAGATCCTCAAGAACACCCAGTTCCGCCGCGTCTGCAAGCGCTCCGGCCGCCGCATCCCGGAACGAATCCTCGACCACGA TCGCGTGATCTGGCTCGGCGACCTGAATTACCGGATCGCGCTGGGCTACGCGGACGCGAAGAAGTTGGTGGATGCCGGCGACTGGGCGGCGCTGTTCGAGAAGGATCAGCTCAAGACGGAGCGGGAGGGCGGGGTGTTCCGGGGGTGGAGCGAGGGCGTCATCTCCTTCGCGCCGACGTACAAGTACTCGTGGAACTCCGACAGCTActacgccggcgaggacgacgacggcgcggcgtcgaagaagaagacgaaacgGAGGACGCCGGCGTGGTGCGATCGGATTCTTTGGCGCGGCGATGGGATCGTGCAGGTGGCGTACGTGCGTGGGGAGTCCAAGTTCTCCGACCACCGCCCCGTGTGCGGCGCATTCATCGTCGAGATCGCCGTCCTCGACGGCGCGGCCAAGATGGTCAAGCTCGTCGCGGCAACGGCCAGCATGAAGGTGGGAgcggaggagctcctcctacctCGGCAACCGTAG